From the genome of Hymenobacter sp. PAMC 26628, one region includes:
- a CDS encoding DUF983 domain-containing protein, with protein MEPETEPAPTSSTLALLGLRCPRCHEGALFSHPATSLTKFTDMPAACPVCGLSYEPEPGFYFGAMYISFGFAVGIFFAVGIALYFLAGDPDTWVYVSMVAALTLVATPLVFRYSRAIMLYLFGNSGYDPNWARFHRRGLDD; from the coding sequence ATGGAACCCGAAACCGAACCCGCGCCCACCTCCTCCACCCTGGCGCTGCTGGGCCTGCGCTGCCCGCGCTGCCACGAGGGGGCCCTGTTTTCGCACCCCGCCACCAGCCTCACCAAGTTCACCGACATGCCCGCCGCCTGCCCCGTGTGCGGGCTGAGCTACGAGCCCGAGCCGGGGTTTTATTTCGGGGCCATGTACATCAGCTTCGGCTTCGCGGTGGGCATTTTCTTTGCCGTCGGCATCGCCCTCTACTTCCTGGCCGGCGACCCCGATACGTGGGTGTACGTATCCATGGTGGCCGCCCTTACGCTGGTGGCCACGCCGCTGGTGTTCCGCTACTCCCGGGCCATCATGCTGTACCTGTTCGGCAACAGCGGCTACGACCCCAACTGGGCCCGCTTCCACCGCCGCGGCCTGGACGACTAG